Proteins found in one bacterium genomic segment:
- a CDS encoding type II toxin-antitoxin system HicA family toxin: MSEKLPRVKAKEVIKVLEKIGFFLSRQSGSHKIYKNNEGKRVTVPYHSDKILHPKVLKSILKDASLTIDEFKKLL; this comes from the coding sequence ATGAGTGAAAAACTTCCCAGAGTAAAAGCAAAAGAAGTTATAAAAGTTTTAGAGAAAATAGGATTTTTTCTTTCCAGACAAAGTGGAAGTCATAAGATATACAAAAATAATGAAGGTAAAAGAGTAACAGTCCCTTATCATTCTGATAAAATTCTACATCCAAAAGTTTTAAAAAGTATTCTTAAAGATGCAAGTTTAACTATTGATGAATTTAAAAAACTTCTCTAG
- a CDS encoding type II toxin-antitoxin system HicB family antitoxin produces MKYKFSVIIEKDKDGYFAFCPELQGCYTQGDTYEEVVENIKDAIHLHIEDRIENKEEIPQPENVSLTLMEISL; encoded by the coding sequence ATGAAATATAAATTTTCAGTAATCATAGAAAAAGATAAAGATGGATACTTTGCTTTTTGTCCCGAACTTCAAGGTTGTTATACTCAAGGTGATACATATGAAGAGGTTGTAGAAAATATTAAAGATGCAATACATCTCCACATAGAAGATAGAATTGAAAATAAAGAAGAAATTCCCCAGCCAGAAAATGTAAGTTTAACTCTAATGGAAATCTCTTTATGA